The nucleotide sequence tagtagttatattcttgtaaatagggggcagtattatagtacttatattgtatataggggcagtattatagtagttatattcttgtaaatagggggcagtattatagtacttatattgtatatagggggcagtatcatagtagttattacTTTTGAACATATTAGCATATATATATTAGTACCATGTTATTCCTTGTTTTACTTCATTTATTGTGAGGAGAGGAATATTCGATGTCTTAGCAGATGGTGATATTTATATATTACAGCGACATGTTAGTATTTTCCAGTACTATATAATATGAGGTACGTCTCGGGCAGTATAACTTGTACTTACCCCATCTGACATAAAATCACACTGGGTAATATCAGGGTCCTCAGATTTCAGGCACACTGTCTCTTTAATGATGAATGACTTCGGTGGTGACTCCTGTGAATAGAAGAATTACAATGACTTTTCCTTGATCAGATTAATGTGACATTTATTTATGAATTATGAAGAAACAGAATAATAAACTAATACAATAAATGTGTTTTACATGCAATGCTTTCTGGGGAGGTCCCCATGCCATGTGCTTTACCTCCAGCAGAGCGGGGGGGAGCTGTTCCAGGGTTTTATATAAGTATGTGACCCCTTCCCTCTGGTTGTAGAGGTCGATGACGTCTCGTATGGATCTTTCTTCTTGGAGATCGGACTCTGGAGTGTCAGAGAGACAGCTGTGTAATGTGACAGCAGAGAACAGCAGCAGAGACAGCCTCCAGCTCCACATCTTGGCTTCTCTCTGATGACATGTCCTCTCCCCGCTCTGCTCCTCTCCTTTATTTTGCTTCTATTTCTTCATATTTCTGGGTGATGGGGAAATTCGGAGTATTTGCTGTCAGAGGACGATGATGTCACAATCTACATCTACATTACTCAAAGGGATTTCACATCAGGCTAGGGAGGACAGGTGAATACTATccattgctctctgttatcatccATTTCAGATTTGGGAGATGACTGAAGTTTTGATACTCATCAAGTGCATAAACCTCCAAACCCGTAGAGACCTCCCTCCATGAGTGTTATTCATCTCGGCTGCTCTTAGTTTATGCTCCTCAGAAgtcttgagatatatatatatatatatactgtatatgttcctGCCCCGCAAGGATATCTGAATTCACAGTCTTGTATTATTGGGGGTGCACCAGAGAAACAATCAGACAGGACAGGGGATTATTATGCACCTCTTCTCTAGTGTTATTGTTTAATATGGTCGCAGGGGTGGACGGTCTATTCAGGCATTTGGGACGTGCTTGAGATCTATGGCCAGCGGTGGCCCTTAGCACCTGATGGGGCCCCTAGTCCTGGATGAAATGTAGAATTCATTATTGTTAGTGAAGGGCCAGCAAAATGATAAATGTTACTCTGGTGCAATGTGTTattattatggggggggggggatacaaagAATGTTTTTTTGCCTAGAGGTTCAGTTTGCTCcttaatggcagcccccatgggcaTTAGAAATATCTCTGATAATCTCTTGGTTGGGGACAGATTCTCTTCGATGATCATCTCTCCATCCAAGAAATGAACCCTCCCAGTGCTCGTGTTTTTTCTCTTAATCTACAAGATATTTACATTTTTAGAGCAAATGTTTGTGTTCCACAGCTCCTCTTCCTTCTGGGGACATGAAATTGCAGCCCTAATCAGCCATTTTGAATGCTCACGAGAGCTGTCTGTAGTCACCCGGTCACCCATCTGCATGCACAGACTCTACTCTGCTTGTATCCCCACCTCCCCTTCACCATATCTGTCCGTCTTGTATGCTGGGATGACTTGTAGGCCAAGGTAGGCACCCACCTAGTGAGCCACCTTGACACATTGTAAGGGGGGCACAATTTTCTTATGATCGCCTGGATGGCGTCAAGACCCAGAGCAGTAATGGCGCCCGAAGCACACGACAAGGACTCTGTGCTTCGGAGACAGCGCCCAGAGCAGTAGAGGAGAAAGCAGAGGTGAATATAGTATTTTTTCTtatctggtctgaggtctaaatCTAGGGGTCTGGAATCACTTTTTTCAGGaggtacagtgtgtggcactatttacagggggcaccgtGTGTGACAGTTTttgcaaggggcactgtgtgtggcgctatttacaaggggcactgCATGTGGCAATATTTactggagcactgtgtgtggcagtatttacagggggcagaATATGTGGCACTATTCACAGGGGGCATTGTATTTGACAGTAACCACaggtggcactgtgtgtgaccacatgacagcccacatgacagcccacatgcaAATTTTGAAGATGAGACTCCAAAcatctcatttattttttttatgttatggttagtctgaaataaataaaactgtGCCGCTGCACATATGGAAGGTTCCCGCAGAAAGCGATGTCTCAGCCCTTCCTAGAACACGACTGAGGAAACTTCCCTTCACATTTCACCATTAAATGTAAAATAAACAAGAAGATAAAGTGCTGAAATCCCCAGAAGAGGAAGCGACTGATTATTATAAAACCTTCTGTGCaataaaaacaggagaaacaaaACCGCACATAAAGCAGACGAACATTTCATCACCACAAACAGCGTCCGGATACCGAGGAACGTGCAATAATCCACCTACAGCAGGAAAATGGCGCAGACTGAACAGAGGAGATGGTGGGACCAAAAGTGAACCCCTCCTCCAAAAATAACATCTTACTAATAAGAGAACTACTAAGGCACTGTTCAGACCTTGTTCAATACCATATAATCAGAatatacaccatacaatcagcgtatacaccatacaatcagcgtatacaccatacaatcagcgtatacaccatacaatcagcgtatacaccatacaatcagcgtatacaccatTCAATCAACGTATAGACCAAACAATCAGCTTATTTACCATACAGTCAGTGTATACACGatacaatcagcgtatacaccatacaTTTAGCGTATATACCATACAATCAGCATGCGGCCCCTgatgctgtcatctgcggcccgcaggacacagtgctgctagtataggctctgctccgtgtctctgtgaaatcccctgacatcgctgtccatgtatggacagtgttgtcagggtcttccccagagcgaaatcccaggcagagcgctagcataggctctgctccgggactctgtggaatatcCTGTCTAGGGATTCCCCAGAGCTagacagtgatgtctggagcacagctggagtcccagtaggagcgctactagcgctctgcccggtactccagctctggggttgcccctgacatctctgtccatatatggacactgatgtcagtggcttccccagagttccggagcagagcttatactagtgcTAAGCTTTGCGacactggctctggggttgctcctgacatGACAtttcggtccaggaggatcccctgacgtcactgtgtatggacagtgacatcaggggctcctccagcagaggaatccctggccaaagtttCGGCAAGGCTCTGCTTGGCATTAaactcctaaagggagccccaatggagctatctactggtgggggggggggtggcactatatactgggggtgtgtgtgtgtgtggcattatctacagagggcactgtggcagcatctagggagggcacggtggcagcatctacagagggcacggtggcaacatctacagagggcactgtggcagcatctacagaggacagtgtgacattatctacagagggcactgtggcagcatctagggagggcacggtggcagcatctacagagggcatggtggcaacatctacagagggcactgtgtcagcatctacagagggcactgtggcagcatctagggagggcactgtggcagcatctaccgagtacactgtggcagcatctagggaGGGCACTGtgtgcagtatctacagaaggcactgtggcagtatctacatagggcactaaggaattatctacagaggccattgtgcaattatctacagcgggcactgtggcattatctatggttgggtgtgtggcagtatctatagtggatactgtggcagtatctacagaggacactgcggcattatctatagaactaaaataaaaaataaaaagagacacggcgccacatagtgcaataaaagtGATGGAGCCAATGGGAGCAATTATACATCAGGAAAATTACTCACCTTAGATAGTGGACACCGTATAGGTGTCACAAAAGCaagaagctgctgccaggtccatacaCAAACAAACCAAGTTTGCTGTCAGAGGTAAAGCTGAATGCAGTAGAACAAAAGGGACCAAAGGCGCTGCTAGTAAGGATGTCAAGGTAGAAAGGACTTGAAATAAACATATTTATTTGCAaaagacagggctacgcgtttcaacgccggactggcgtcttcatcaggccaatacacatgGTGCGATACACGCACGTTTAAATACAAAAGGGAAATGAGGACTAATTAGCTTTCAACACAAACAAAGAGGGAGAAAAGAACCGCCAACACGGGCGGGTCAAGGGCCAGACAGAACACATTATGCAAGCGTTTTttcaaaaagcaaaacaaaacatGCTTAATACAATATAAAAGAACATATATAGATATTACCATAGATAAATAATGTTCAATTTTAAGACAGAACTTTtgtttgtactcagagagttatcactgtgttatctgtggtgttacataggactgcaggcaacactactacattatctgtactcagagagttatcactgtgttatctgtggtgttacataggactgcaggtaacatctactacattatctgtactcagagagttatcactgtgtgttatctgtggtgttacataggactgcaggtaacatctactacattatctgtactcagagagttatcacagtgttatctgtggtgttacataggactgcaggtaacactactacattatctgtactcagagagttatcaccgtgttatctgcggtgttacataggactgcaggtaacatctactacattatctgtactcagagagttatcacagtgttatctgtggtgttacataggactgcaggtaacatctactacattatctgtactcagagagttatcactgtgttgtctgtggtgttacataggactgcagggaacatctactacattatctgtactcagagagttatcactgtgttatctgtggtgttacataggactgcaggtaatatctactacattatctgtactcagagatttatcactgtgttatctgtggtgttacataggactgcaggtaacatctactacattatctgtactcagagagttatcactgtgttatctgtggtgttacataggactgcaggtaacactactacattatctgtactcagaaagttatcactgtgttatctgtggtgttacatagggctgcaggtaacacctactacattatctgtactcagagagttatcactgtgttatctgtggtgttacataggactgcaggtaacctctactacattatctgtactcagagagttatcactgtgttatctgtggtgttacataggactgcaggtaacactactacattatctgtaatcagagagttatcactgtgttatctgtggtgttacataggactgcaggtaacatctactacattatctgtactcagagagttatcactgtgttatctgtggtgttacataggactgcaggtaacactactacattatctgtaatcagagagttatcactgtgttatctgtggtgttacataggactgcaggtaacatctactacattatctgtactcagagagttatcactgtgacatctgtggtgttacataggactgcaggtaacatctactacattatctgtactcatagagttatcactgtgttatctgtggtgttacataggactgcaggtaatatctactacatgatctgtaatcagagagttatcactgtgtattatcgttggtgttacgtaggactgcaggtaatatctactacattatcttgtCAGAgaaatatcactgtgttatctgtggtgttacataggactgcaggtaacactactacattatctgtactaggagagttatcactgtgttatctgtggtgttacataggactgcaggtaacattactaaattatctatactcagagatttatccttgtgttatctgtggtgttacataggactgcaggtaacatctactacattatctgtactcagagagttatcactgtgttatttgtggtgttacataggactgcaggtaacatctactacattatctgtaatcagagagttatcactgtgtgttatctgtggtgttacataggactgcaggtaacattactaAATTATCTATGCTCAGAGatttatcattgtgttatctgtggtgttacataggactgcaggtaacatcttctacattatctgtactcagagagttatcactgtgttatctgtggtgttacataggactgcaggtaacatctactacattatctgtactcagagagttatcactgtgttatctgtggtgttacataggactgcaggcaacactactacattatctgtactcagagttatcactgtgttatctgtggtgttacataggactgcaggtaacatctactacattatctgcactcagagagttatcactgtgttatctgtggtgttacataggactgcaggtaacatctactacattatctgtactcagagagttatcaatgtgttatctgtggtgttacataggactgcaggtaacatctactacattatctgcactcagagagttatcactgtgttatctgtggtgttacataggactgcaggtaacactactacattatctttttatttttttttacataagccattgcctgtcacattcCCCTGACGTGGAGGGGTTTTTGGAACAGTGTTTCAGCCCACTGCTGCTGGGGACCCGCCATGCGCGGACTGACAGCGCATAGTCTCCAATCACAGCCCCATACGTCATCTCAGGGGAGGCGGCACTAGGCTGCACTATGATTGGTTGACCTGGACGCGCCCCCACCTACGTGGGTGTGACTGGCATTACGCACTGGGCCCTTTCCATTGGTTCAATATCCACATGTGGGGGGGAGTGTCCTCCACCTTATTAGGCAAAATTCACACGAACaatgcattttttgcgcgttgcagttctctgtggcatcagtgtttggtgcgtggctgtgtgttttttgcgcgtaTGGCCTCGTTATTAcacacggttttgatgtttataaagagaaatgaaggaggtggttttattattccgttcatttcttcaacaactgtagcgcgaagtgcttccgtgtgccgtgcgtgattttcacgcacctattgacttcaatgggtgcgtgatgcgcaaaaaacgctcaagtataggaaatgtcgtgagtttcacgctgcggacacacgctgtgtgaaaaacacggaatgtctgaacggccccattcacttacataggtccgtgcaagtacGTGAAGTCCACGTTGTAGCACGATTTGTTGCATTCAGTGCATTGTacacttaggcccagttcacagagtttttttacactttttttgacacggaaactgcgtcggaaaatgagccaaaaaacttcagaaaatgcctcccattgatttcaatgggaggcggagacgtttttttttcccacgagcggaataaAACGCTTgcttctttgggcgtttacgtctctgacctcccattgacatcaatgggaggcagagaaagtgtatttcgctgcgtttttgcctgtggcgctcaattGGCGcaagcaaaaaaacgcagcgaaaaacgcggcaaacggcgggcAGGCAGATAAAAatgtttttctgcctgcaaaaaaactcagtgtgaacatagccttagacttctAGAATGCTGGAAGATCTAATAGATTGATTGCTGTAGCCCCTGAAGATTTGCGGCAGAAATAAATAGcaaagaaacgcgtagggctaaggccttattcacaccaacgtgttatacgtccgtgctacgtgcgtgattttcacgcgtgtcgcacggacctatgttagtgaatggtgccgttcagactgtcagtgaatgtcatgcagcgtatgtgcgctgcgtgaaactcacgacatgtcctatctttgtccgtgtttcgcgcagcacgcacccattgaagtcaatgggtgcgtgcaaatcgcactcGGCGCACGGACGCacttgatgcgcgctacagtagtagaaacat is from Rhinoderma darwinii isolate aRhiDar2 chromosome 5, aRhiDar2.hap1, whole genome shotgun sequence and encodes:
- the LOC142653098 gene encoding cathelicidin-related peptide Oh-Cath-like isoform X2; this encodes MWSWRLSLLLFSAVTLHSCLSDTPESDLQEERSIRDVIDLYNQREGVTYLYKTLEQLPPALLEESPPKSFIIKETVCLKSEDPDITQCDFMSDGEVKICTLGDEDPEEITCSSLTKNVRVKRAGKKKCKGRSCRILSTGRGSAIAGI
- the LOC142653098 gene encoding cathelicidin-related peptide Oh-Cath-like isoform X1, translated to MWSWRLSLLLFSAVTLHSCLSDTPESDLQEERSIRDVIDLYNQREGVTYLYKTLEQLPPALLEVKHMAWGPPQKALHESPPKSFIIKETVCLKSEDPDITQCDFMSDGEVKICTLGDEDPEEITCSSLTKNVRVKRAGKKKCKGRSCRILSTGRGSAIAGI